In Sulfuricurvum sp. IAE1, one DNA window encodes the following:
- a CDS encoding molybdopterin-binding protein has translation MNTFTATVEAISSDEFFSCITVRAADMPLKLLKTQTPNWLSVGDEVECRVQEAAIAICRGAKEGNVSIENRLRGELQHYRKGTVLSEVSVQTPCGALNSLITTDAFERMELCEGCEVTLLLKAVDIKLTPMADTSSYEKCKEKLYPIHNG, from the coding sequence GTGAATACCTTCACCGCGACCGTCGAAGCGATCAGCAGCGACGAATTTTTCAGCTGTATTACGGTGCGGGCGGCCGATATGCCCCTCAAACTCCTGAAAACGCAGACCCCGAACTGGCTCAGCGTGGGGGATGAGGTGGAATGCCGCGTGCAGGAAGCGGCCATCGCGATCTGCCGCGGGGCCAAGGAGGGGAACGTATCGATCGAAAACCGCCTCCGCGGTGAGCTGCAGCATTACCGTAAGGGGACGGTCCTGAGCGAAGTGAGCGTTCAGACCCCCTGCGGAGCGCTCAATTCGCTCATTACGACCGATGCGTTCGAGCGGATGGAACTGTGCGAAGGGTGTGAGGTGACGCTGCTGCTCAAAGCGGTGGACATCAAGCTCACCCCCATGGCCGATACCTCCTCGTACGAAAAATGCAAAGAGAAGCTGTATCCGATTCACAACGGATAA
- a CDS encoding NifB/NifX family molybdenum-iron cluster-binding protein gives MIAIPIESPEGAPMSSKLFGNAKYFALYDPATDRHTLVSNEGCGNGIKTAAFLLERGATSALYGFLGDGPFHTMIRGGMKVFWLGRKTMRLQEAIRCALKGQLVEVTPDNASLYLDPGTDAGACTCGCSHD, from the coding sequence ATGATCGCCATTCCGATCGAATCGCCCGAGGGCGCACCGATGAGCAGCAAACTTTTCGGAAACGCCAAATATTTCGCGCTGTACGACCCTGCAACCGACCGTCACACCCTCGTCTCGAACGAAGGGTGCGGCAACGGCATCAAAACCGCCGCTTTTTTGCTCGAACGTGGGGCCACGTCGGCCCTGTACGGTTTTTTGGGAGACGGACCTTTTCATACGATGATACGCGGGGGGATGAAGGTGTTCTGGCTGGGGCGCAAGACGATGCGGCTGCAAGAGGCGATCCGATGCGCGCTCAAAGGGCAGCTGGTAGAGGTAACCCCCGACAACGCAAGCCTCTATCTCGATCCCGGGACCGACGCGGGCGCATGTACCTGCGGATGCAGCCATGACTGA
- a CDS encoding SLC26A/SulP transporter family protein, producing the protein MTNKTGWMGDFWGGTAAMLVALPSAIAFGVIVYASIGGDYGAYGAVAGILGVVAVGGVAALMGGTNRLISAPSAPAAAVLSAFCLEFIARGYGAPSVFTMVMLVALMAGVIQIAFGAAGLGRLIKYMPFPVVSGYLSGVGLYIIASQAPKFLGLPEGVGFWKGALNLFMWEWQSIAVGTATVLAMLYAERIVRRVPSVIAAMVLGTAVYFLLALADPSLYRPNNPFVIGALGGSGGIDLFGALEGRFILLGDLSWSDVALLLLPALTLAALLSIDTLKTCVIVDSMTHSYHDSNRELFAQGSANTLSALIGGMPGSGTMGPTMVNIASGAESSRSGLIAGFMAVIAFWMLGDYIAWIPVAVLSGILIVIGWRMIDRRSIRLLRSPKTALDFIIIATVAVIAVSVSLIVAAGVGLALAVVLYIIRQIGMSVVYRRIEGSDARSKIVRKRDEEAILRQSGDTFALYELHGTLFFGTANQLYSVLRSDLSDKKYIIIDMKRVQTVDITAAHILLQIKDILHEKEGYLILCRLPHKLPTGDDLELLFNHVGLLKHMSPVKVFGDLDDALEWVEERIISENREVESSETPLSLAHFDFFRGRRSDTLEEIENLVETRSFRQGEVIFQAGDLGCELFFIRRGLVRVMLPMGENKNIHLHTLGQGNFFGEFSFLEGSPQYTWAVAAADADVYVISRDAFERFSQRHKKASFEFMRSVAAVLAERLRSTSTELGEEYEV; encoded by the coding sequence ATGACGAACAAGACAGGATGGATGGGCGATTTCTGGGGAGGGACGGCGGCGATGCTCGTCGCGCTCCCCTCGGCGATTGCGTTCGGCGTAATCGTGTATGCCTCGATCGGGGGCGATTACGGCGCGTACGGTGCGGTAGCCGGGATTTTGGGAGTCGTCGCGGTCGGCGGCGTCGCCGCGCTGATGGGAGGGACGAACCGTCTCATCTCGGCTCCAAGCGCTCCGGCGGCGGCGGTGCTTTCGGCGTTTTGTCTGGAGTTTATCGCCCGAGGTTACGGCGCTCCGAGCGTGTTTACGATGGTGATGCTCGTCGCGCTGATGGCGGGTGTGATCCAGATCGCTTTCGGTGCGGCGGGGTTGGGTCGGCTCATCAAGTACATGCCTTTTCCCGTCGTCAGCGGTTATCTCAGCGGGGTAGGGCTCTACATCATTGCTTCGCAGGCCCCTAAATTTCTGGGGCTTCCCGAAGGGGTGGGCTTTTGGAAAGGGGCGCTTAACCTTTTTATGTGGGAGTGGCAGAGTATCGCCGTGGGGACGGCGACGGTTCTGGCAATGCTCTATGCCGAGCGGATCGTCCGCCGTGTCCCCTCGGTGATCGCGGCGATGGTACTGGGGACGGCGGTCTATTTTCTCCTCGCCCTGGCCGATCCGTCGCTATATCGCCCCAATAACCCCTTTGTCATCGGCGCCCTTGGGGGAAGCGGCGGGATCGATCTCTTCGGCGCCCTGGAGGGGCGTTTTATCCTGCTGGGCGACCTCTCGTGGAGTGATGTGGCGCTTTTGCTCCTTCCCGCACTGACCCTTGCGGCGCTGCTGTCGATCGATACCCTCAAAACGTGCGTGATCGTCGATTCGATGACCCACTCCTACCACGATTCGAACCGAGAATTGTTCGCCCAGGGGTCGGCCAATACCCTCTCCGCGCTGATCGGCGGGATGCCCGGATCGGGTACGATGGGGCCGACGATGGTTAATATCGCATCAGGAGCCGAGAGCTCGCGCTCTGGGTTGATTGCGGGGTTTATGGCCGTCATCGCGTTTTGGATGCTGGGCGACTATATCGCCTGGATCCCCGTCGCCGTCCTCTCGGGGATCCTGATCGTCATCGGGTGGCGGATGATCGACCGACGCAGCATCCGGCTGCTGCGCAGCCCCAAAACGGCACTCGATTTCATCATCATCGCGACCGTTGCGGTCATCGCCGTTTCGGTCAGCCTGATCGTCGCGGCGGGGGTGGGGCTCGCTTTGGCGGTGGTGCTCTACATTATACGACAGATCGGGATGTCGGTCGTTTACCGGCGCATCGAGGGGAGCGATGCCCGCAGCAAAATCGTCCGTAAACGGGACGAAGAAGCGATCTTGCGCCAAAGCGGCGATACGTTCGCGCTCTACGAACTGCACGGTACGTTGTTTTTCGGGACGGCCAACCAGCTGTATTCGGTATTGCGCAGCGACCTTTCGGACAAAAAATACATCATCATCGACATGAAGCGGGTCCAGACGGTGGACATCACCGCGGCCCACATCCTGTTGCAGATCAAGGATATCCTGCACGAGAAAGAGGGGTACCTGATCCTCTGCCGTCTGCCGCACAAGCTCCCTACCGGAGACGACCTGGAACTTCTGTTTAACCACGTCGGGCTGCTCAAGCACATGAGTCCCGTCAAGGTTTTCGGCGACCTCGACGATGCCCTCGAATGGGTCGAGGAGAGGATTATCAGCGAAAATCGGGAAGTGGAGTCGAGCGAAACACCGCTTTCCCTGGCCCATTTCGATTTTTTTCGGGGGCGTCGTTCCGATACCCTCGAAGAGATCGAAAACCTCGTCGAAACCCGTTCGTTTCGACAGGGGGAGGTTATTTTTCAAGCCGGCGACCTGGGATGCGAACTGTTTTTTATCCGGCGCGGGCTGGTGCGGGTGATGCTGCCGATGGGGGAGAACAAAAATATCCATCTCCATACGCTGGGGCAGGGGAATTTTTTCGGCGAATTCTCGTTTCTCGAAGGGAGCCCCCAGTACACATGGGCCGTCGCGGCGGCTGATGCCGATGTGTACGTGATCTCCCGCGATGCCTTCGAACGTTTTTCGCAGCGCCACAAAAAAGCGTCGTTCGAGTTTATGCGCAGCGTGGCGGCCGTTCTGGCCGAGCGGCTCAGATCCACGAGCACCGAGCTGGGGGAAGAATATGAGGTTTAA
- a CDS encoding helix-hairpin-helix domain-containing protein: MNPAKVVREKVERLTDLPNIGKTMAHDLMRIGISRPEQLIGEDPYDLYVRFCRAFGERQDPCALDVLMSITDFMEGGEPKAWWEYTAERKRRYGGRIAIG; encoded by the coding sequence GTGAATCCCGCCAAAGTAGTCCGCGAAAAAGTCGAACGTCTTACCGACCTCCCCAACATCGGCAAAACGATGGCGCACGATCTGATGCGCATCGGCATCAGTCGTCCGGAGCAGCTGATCGGCGAAGACCCCTACGATCTTTACGTCCGTTTCTGCCGCGCGTTCGGGGAACGGCAGGACCCATGTGCCCTGGATGTACTGATGTCGATCACCGATTTTATGGAGGGCGGCGAGCCCAAAGCGTGGTGGGAATATACGGCGGAGCGCAAACGCCGTTACGGCGGCCGAATCGCGATCGGTTAG
- a CDS encoding NifB/NifX family molybdenum-iron cluster-binding protein yields MLVAFASSDGVFVNQHFGWSKSFELYRITPQSAEYVRTIDSSQDAIADEHEKLAYKIGTVKEADILYCSQIGPTASKMVLAEKIHPLRCGENDRIDESIAKLQELLLGNPPPWLLRILHTSKDKE; encoded by the coding sequence GTGCTCGTCGCGTTTGCTTCGTCTGACGGCGTTTTCGTCAATCAGCATTTCGGATGGTCGAAAAGTTTTGAACTCTATCGGATCACTCCCCAGAGTGCCGAATACGTCAGGACGATCGACAGTTCCCAAGACGCTATCGCCGACGAACACGAGAAACTCGCCTACAAAATCGGCACGGTCAAGGAAGCGGATATCCTCTATTGCTCGCAAATCGGGCCCACGGCGTCAAAAATGGTGCTGGCCGAGAAAATCCATCCCCTCCGCTGCGGCGAAAACGACCGTATCGACGAGTCGATCGCCAAGCTTCAGGAACTGCTGCTGGGGAACCCGCCCCCATGGCTGTTGCGTATTCTACACACTTCAAAAGACAAGGAGTAA
- a CDS encoding energy transducer TonB, protein MKRTESFSLYAFIIAVLVHLIIALLLILLNQLEPPVPPETKPAEERFRLSLKEYPTSRPEAIVPNEIPKITPARPIPRGEQMIRPSSPAPASKAAPSPVTPPPSSPRTPPETEKPEPRKAFVPHTAKTVATIERQPKKEPGLYDILSRPDASANQPVKSSTKLSDSIERLYGDKFNELSEGEQRYILDNQEIMRRITQGVLDRYGRSRIPDSIRVNDTNMIEFYLHPDGSISDLRFLKNSRLSILDDTTREVIELAYAKYPRPQQKTLIRYRVWYNLTGY, encoded by the coding sequence ATGAAGCGAACCGAATCTTTTTCTCTCTACGCCTTTATTATCGCGGTACTGGTTCACCTCATCATCGCGTTGCTGCTGATTCTTCTCAATCAGCTCGAACCGCCCGTCCCTCCCGAAACCAAACCCGCCGAAGAACGGTTCCGCCTTTCGCTCAAAGAGTACCCCACCTCGCGCCCCGAAGCGATCGTCCCCAACGAGATCCCTAAAATCACCCCCGCCCGGCCCATCCCGCGCGGCGAGCAGATGATCAGACCCTCATCGCCGGCACCGGCATCCAAAGCAGCCCCAAGCCCGGTCACGCCTCCGCCTTCCTCGCCCCGGACACCTCCCGAAACCGAGAAGCCCGAACCGCGAAAAGCGTTCGTCCCCCACACCGCCAAAACGGTCGCAACGATCGAACGCCAGCCGAAAAAAGAACCGGGGCTCTACGACATCCTTTCCCGCCCCGACGCTTCGGCAAACCAGCCGGTCAAAAGCTCGACAAAACTCTCAGACAGCATCGAACGGCTCTACGGGGACAAATTCAACGAGCTCTCCGAAGGGGAACAGCGCTACATCCTCGACAACCAGGAGATCATGCGCCGGATCACGCAGGGGGTTCTGGACCGCTACGGTCGCAGCCGGATCCCCGACAGCATCCGCGTCAACGACACCAACATGATCGAGTTCTACCTCCACCCCGACGGCAGCATCTCCGATCTTCGCTTTCTCAAAAACAGCCGTCTCTCGATTCTCGATGACACCACCCGCGAAGTGATCGAACTCGCCTACGCCAAATATCCCCGTCCGCAACAAAAAACGCTGATCCGCTACCGCGTCTGGTACAACCTCACCGGGTATTGA
- a CDS encoding NAD(P)H-dependent oxidoreductase, whose amino-acid sequence MRNDFEKAIHFRHACKIFDETRSISPEDLDFILEAGRLSPSSFGMEQWHFFLIKDPEKRSAIREVAWNQPQITTASELVAIAYRKTVRSHDAYIQQEFDKFHYPDWLRELYARWIDPHTDETLECWSSRQTYIAAGNMMTAAASIGIDSCPIEGFERDAVEKIMGIDTSLYGVPLLLPFGYRIKEQQPRHRSELSELITLI is encoded by the coding sequence ATGCGCAACGATTTTGAAAAAGCGATCCATTTTCGCCATGCCTGCAAGATCTTCGACGAAACACGATCCATTTCTCCCGAAGACCTCGATTTTATCCTCGAAGCCGGCCGCCTGAGCCCAAGCTCGTTCGGAATGGAGCAATGGCATTTTTTTCTCATCAAAGACCCCGAAAAACGCTCTGCAATTCGGGAAGTGGCATGGAATCAGCCGCAGATTACGACCGCGTCCGAACTGGTCGCGATCGCCTACCGCAAAACCGTCCGCTCCCACGACGCCTACATCCAGCAAGAATTCGACAAATTTCACTATCCCGACTGGCTTCGCGAGCTTTATGCCCGCTGGATCGACCCGCATACTGACGAAACGCTTGAGTGCTGGTCATCCCGCCAAACCTACATCGCGGCGGGAAACATGATGACGGCTGCTGCTTCCATCGGGATCGATTCATGCCCGATCGAAGGATTTGAACGCGATGCGGTCGAAAAAATCATGGGGATCGACACGTCGCTCTACGGTGTGCCTCTCCTTCTTCCGTTCGGGTATCGCATCAAAGAACAGCAACCGCGCCACCGATCAGAGCTATCAGAACTCATCACCCTTATCTAG
- a CDS encoding DUF362 domain-containing protein, whose amino-acid sequence MAVMINDLCINCDACIEVCPVGAIVSEGDSPRADWEYTYVKPEKCIECVGHAETPACAAECPTEGCIVWDMPYTAEYNDYFVNSTDYVIGESKKRGVLTPEVSPQPFKEEISVAARESHEAVAV is encoded by the coding sequence ATGGCGGTAATGATTAACGATTTGTGCATCAACTGCGATGCCTGTATCGAGGTGTGCCCGGTGGGCGCGATCGTAAGCGAAGGGGATTCGCCGCGCGCAGACTGGGAATACACCTACGTCAAACCCGAAAAATGCATCGAATGCGTCGGCCATGCCGAAACGCCCGCCTGTGCGGCCGAGTGCCCGACGGAGGGATGTATCGTCTGGGATATGCCTTATACGGCCGAGTATAACGATTATTTCGTCAACAGTACAGACTACGTCATCGGCGAGTCGAAAAAACGGGGGGTACTGACTCCCGAGGTTTCGCCCCAGCCGTTCAAGGAAGAGATCTCCGTCGCCGCGCGCGAGTCGCACGAAGCGGTCGCGGTCTAG
- the nikR gene encoding nickel-responsive transcriptional regulator NikR, with product MANDAIIRFSVSLPEELLISLDNQIINQGYVSRSEFIRDLIREQIVEDRWNSEEGVIIGVLTLIYDHHQRDLLQKMTDIQHDTDAQVLCNTHVHIDHHNCLETVMIKGTARQVEELAGKISGLKGINFSKLTKTTTF from the coding sequence ATGGCCAACGACGCGATCATACGGTTCAGCGTTTCGCTCCCCGAAGAGCTGCTGATCTCGCTGGACAACCAGATAATCAATCAGGGATACGTTTCGCGCTCGGAATTTATACGCGACCTGATCCGCGAACAGATCGTCGAAGACCGCTGGAACAGCGAAGAGGGTGTGATCATCGGTGTTTTGACGCTGATTTACGACCATCATCAGCGCGATCTTCTTCAAAAAATGACCGATATTCAGCACGATACCGATGCACAGGTACTGTGCAACACGCATGTGCACATCGACCATCACAACTGCCTTGAGACCGTGATGATAAAAGGAACCGCGCGACAGGTGGAAGAGCTGGCCGGCAAAATCAGCGGCCTCAAAGGGATCAATTTTTCGAAACTGACGAAAACGACCACGTTCTGA
- a CDS encoding DMT family transporter has translation MIFHPDTRLGILYMLAASFLFALTVAFAKLLTSSMGSVEVTFWRNAVGLVLILALAFRKPIRNVGGRPFTLVFRGVVGTVALLTFFYTVGETTLSNAIVYSKTEPIFTAILAFFLMGEHLSKRAVLAIIVGFAGVLLLSGAEFSYLHAMGLLTGFLSALAYTSVRSLKSHYDERTVVLSFMIFGVLIPAALMAAARHYTSEVFAFALSPFVMPQGSDWLWIVLMGSAAAYGQIFMTRAYFYAKAGIVSATSYSVVLFATAFGIVLGDALPTPAVIAGGALVVLSGMLLIRSR, from the coding sequence ATGATTTTCCACCCCGATACCCGGCTGGGCATCCTGTACATGCTCGCCGCTTCGTTTTTGTTCGCCCTCACCGTCGCGTTCGCCAAGCTCCTCACCTCGTCGATGGGTTCGGTGGAGGTGACCTTCTGGCGCAATGCCGTCGGGCTGGTGCTGATCCTCGCCCTCGCGTTTCGCAAACCGATCCGCAATGTCGGAGGACGCCCCTTTACCCTCGTTTTTCGCGGTGTCGTGGGAACCGTGGCGTTGCTCACCTTTTTCTACACCGTGGGCGAAACCACCCTCTCCAACGCCATCGTCTACTCCAAAACGGAACCCATTTTCACGGCAATCCTCGCCTTCTTCCTGATGGGAGAGCATCTCTCCAAACGGGCGGTTCTGGCGATTATCGTGGGTTTTGCGGGGGTTTTGCTGCTCAGCGGGGCGGAATTTAGCTACCTCCACGCGATGGGGCTGCTGACCGGATTTCTCTCGGCACTCGCCTATACCAGCGTCCGCAGCCTCAAATCCCATTACGACGAGCGGACGGTGGTCCTCTCCTTCATGATTTTCGGGGTTCTGATCCCCGCCGCACTGATGGCTGCGGCACGACACTACACTTCGGAGGTGTTTGCGTTTGCCCTCAGCCCGTTCGTCATGCCGCAGGGGAGCGACTGGCTGTGGATCGTTCTGATGGGGAGTGCGGCCGCGTACGGGCAGATTTTCATGACCCGCGCCTACTTTTACGCGAAAGCGGGAATCGTCAGCGCGACAAGCTATTCGGTCGTTTTGTTTGCGACGGCGTTCGGGATCGTTTTGGGGGATGCGCTGCCCACCCCTGCCGTGATCGCCGGGGGAGCGCTGGTCGTTTTGAGCGGTATGCTGCTGATTCGCAGCCGATGA
- a CDS encoding TonB-dependent receptor yields MDYRVVSRIVAVLGAVSPLYGGGEQTISEVIVPGISVEADADAVPNRTSAGEGTVSARQLEERPLLRPAEVLETVPGLIVTQHSGDGKANQYFLRGFSLDHGTDFYTTIEGMPTNLPTHAHGQGYNDLNFLIPELISQITYKKGPYYAGEGDFASTGSARIRYADRVDEGLLSLTGGSFGHRRALNIDSFELEGGTLLYALEYFFNDGPWDHPEGYERFNGVVSYTKESANRRYKISAMGYRGDWDATNHVPVRAIDSGLIGRYGSLDPSDGGTTHRYSLSGEYESRDSRGVTSLNAYVIDYGLDLYSNFTYYLNDPVHGDQFRQKDSRTILGGEAKRTETAAFFGADSIRSYGVQFRHDAIRNVALSNTQNRTFVSHVTSDRVNESAVGAYWQEEIEAADKVRVTLGLRGDTYRFDVESDVNTADSGTVSDSILSPKLGFVFGPWGQTEIFLNGGYGFHSNDARGVTKASDPATPLVRTKGAEIGVQNRSVPGLQTALSLWMMQSDSELVFAGDTGGTEATGPSRRMGIEWANYWTPAPWFILDADAALSRARYRDPASAGGKYVPEAIEQVVSVGAAVTDYNGWFGGLRLRYFGSRALNEENTERSKPSTLVNLKAGRRLAKNVDLALDVYNLFNRKTYDIEYFYESRLASEAAGVTDHMVHPGEPRSVRISLNVRY; encoded by the coding sequence ATGGATTATCGGGTTGTCAGCCGCATCGTTGCCGTTTTGGGGGCCGTTTCTCCGCTGTACGGAGGGGGAGAACAAACCATCTCCGAGGTCATCGTTCCGGGTATTTCCGTAGAAGCGGATGCGGACGCCGTGCCGAACCGCACTTCCGCGGGCGAAGGGACGGTGAGCGCCCGGCAGTTGGAGGAACGTCCGCTGCTTCGTCCTGCGGAGGTGCTCGAAACGGTTCCGGGGCTGATTGTGACCCAGCACAGCGGCGACGGTAAGGCGAACCAGTATTTTCTGAGGGGATTCAGTCTCGATCACGGCACCGATTTTTACACTACGATCGAAGGGATGCCGACGAATCTCCCCACCCATGCCCACGGACAGGGATACAATGATCTCAATTTCCTGATCCCGGAGCTGATTTCGCAGATCACGTATAAAAAAGGGCCCTATTATGCGGGCGAAGGCGATTTCGCCTCCACCGGAAGCGCCCGCATCCGCTACGCCGACCGTGTTGACGAAGGGTTGCTGAGCCTCACGGGCGGGAGTTTCGGCCACAGAAGGGCGCTAAATATCGATTCATTCGAACTGGAGGGAGGGACGCTGCTGTACGCACTGGAATATTTCTTCAACGACGGCCCGTGGGACCATCCCGAAGGGTACGAACGGTTCAACGGCGTCGTCAGCTATACGAAGGAATCAGCAAATCGCCGGTACAAAATTTCGGCGATGGGATACCGTGGAGACTGGGATGCGACGAACCATGTTCCCGTCCGCGCGATCGACAGCGGCCTGATAGGGCGTTACGGTTCACTCGATCCTTCGGACGGTGGAACCACCCACCGTTACAGTCTTTCGGGAGAATACGAAAGCCGAGACAGCCGCGGCGTGACGAGCCTCAACGCCTACGTCATCGATTACGGGCTCGATTTGTATTCGAACTTCACGTATTATCTGAATGACCCGGTCCATGGAGACCAGTTCCGGCAGAAAGACTCGCGGACGATTCTCGGCGGTGAAGCGAAACGGACGGAGACGGCGGCCTTTTTCGGCGCCGACTCGATCCGTTCGTACGGTGTGCAGTTCCGCCATGACGCGATCCGAAACGTTGCCCTCTCCAACACCCAAAACCGCACGTTTGTCAGCCACGTGACATCGGATCGTGTCAATGAGAGCGCCGTGGGAGCATACTGGCAGGAGGAGATCGAAGCCGCAGATAAAGTGCGGGTTACCCTTGGGCTGAGGGGAGACACCTACCGTTTCGACGTCGAAAGCGATGTTAATACCGCCGATTCGGGGACGGTCAGCGATTCGATACTCAGCCCGAAACTTGGATTCGTCTTCGGTCCGTGGGGCCAAACGGAAATTTTCCTCAACGGCGGGTACGGATTTCACAGCAACGACGCCAGGGGGGTGACCAAAGCATCCGATCCGGCCACTCCGCTGGTGCGGACTAAAGGGGCGGAGATCGGAGTGCAGAACCGCTCGGTACCGGGTTTGCAGACGGCATTGTCATTGTGGATGATGCAAAGCGATTCGGAGCTGGTTTTTGCCGGAGATACCGGAGGGACCGAAGCGACCGGTCCATCGCGGCGGATGGGAATCGAATGGGCCAACTACTGGACACCCGCACCGTGGTTTATCCTTGATGCCGATGCCGCCCTCTCCCGCGCCCGTTACCGGGATCCAGCTTCGGCGGGGGGAAAATACGTTCCCGAAGCGATCGAACAGGTGGTGTCGGTCGGAGCCGCCGTAACCGATTATAACGGCTGGTTCGGCGGGTTACGGCTCCGGTATTTCGGAAGCCGTGCGCTGAACGAGGAGAATACGGAGCGTTCGAAACCTTCAACGCTCGTGAATCTAAAAGCCGGACGACGTCTTGCGAAAAACGTCGATCTCGCGTTGGACGTTTACAACCTGTTCAACCGTAAAACTTACGACATCGAATATTTTTACGAATCACGGCTTGCGTCCGAAGCCGCAGGTGTTACCGATCATATGGTCCATCCGGGCGAACCCCGTTCGGTCCGGATTAGTCTGAATGTGCGTTATTGA
- a CDS encoding 4Fe-4S dicluster domain-containing protein, giving the protein MSVIINDTCITCDACLQQCPVGAILDDAHNPVGEKRYYVQPEKCVECVGIYDDPQCAAICPSIGCITWDMPFSAAFDEHFRNETIYRLGVNKEGTLKSPLFKEKPYREDIPLEDRGVGCLVQEEPDNLEEAG; this is encoded by the coding sequence ATGTCCGTCATCATCAACGATACCTGCATCACCTGCGATGCCTGTTTGCAGCAATGTCCCGTGGGTGCGATTCTCGACGATGCGCACAACCCGGTCGGTGAAAAACGTTATTACGTCCAGCCCGAGAAGTGTGTCGAATGCGTCGGGATATACGACGATCCGCAATGCGCGGCGATCTGTCCGAGCATCGGGTGCATCACGTGGGACATGCCCTTTAGTGCGGCGTTCGACGAGCATTTTCGCAACGAAACGATCTATCGGCTCGGGGTGAACAAAGAGGGAACGCTCAAATCCCCGCTTTTCAAAGAAAAACCCTACCGGGAGGATATTCCCCTCGAAGACCGCGGAGTGGGGTGTCTGGTTCAGGAAGAACCGGACAACCTCGAAGAAGCGGGGTGA
- a CDS encoding NifU family protein, whose product MESLSLMEEALGAYERADYAAARSIWESLIHTDTDAMVNLGTMYVKGYGVGKDLAAARELFERAAKAGHEVASFYLGGMYENGIGVDADKERSVFHYTHAAEGGIGAAQLKLGILLRNDDPENAMRWMIRAAHAGEKQAHSLLTYVSNQTQATDINVAFRRLDEQTQRDKVEAVIAAHLTPVLAGDGGGVELIRYVPGDTPEIWLRYLGACSGCHLGPTSTAGMILEAFEREIDKRIVIYLW is encoded by the coding sequence ATGGAAAGCCTATCGCTAATGGAAGAAGCCCTTGGGGCATACGAACGCGCTGATTATGCCGCTGCCCGTTCGATCTGGGAAAGCCTTATTCATACCGATACCGACGCGATGGTCAATCTGGGGACGATGTACGTCAAGGGCTACGGTGTCGGGAAAGACCTCGCCGCGGCGCGTGAACTCTTCGAACGGGCAGCCAAAGCGGGCCATGAAGTCGCTTCGTTCTATCTTGGGGGGATGTACGAAAACGGAATCGGGGTGGATGCCGATAAAGAGCGGTCGGTGTTTCATTACACTCACGCCGCCGAGGGGGGAATCGGCGCCGCACAGCTCAAACTGGGGATACTGCTGCGTAACGACGATCCTGAAAACGCGATGCGTTGGATGATTCGCGCCGCCCATGCCGGGGAAAAACAGGCCCATTCTCTGCTCACCTACGTCAGCAACCAGACTCAGGCGACCGACATAAATGTCGCGTTTCGAAGGCTCGACGAGCAGACACAGCGCGATAAAGTCGAAGCGGTCATAGCGGCTCATCTGACTCCGGTTCTGGCCGGTGACGGGGGCGGGGTGGAACTGATCCGCTATGTGCCCGGCGATACCCCCGAAATATGGCTGCGCTATCTCGGGGCCTGTTCGGGATGCCATCTGGGACCCACCTCGACGGCGGGGATGATCCTCGAGGCGTTCGAACGCGAAATCGACAAACGAATCGTCATCTATCTGTGGTGA